Proteins encoded within one genomic window of Candidatus Palauibacter scopulicola:
- the dnaN gene encoding DNA polymerase III subunit beta — MRFSITREALQKGLAASAAAVPTRAALPVLSNILIHAEDDAVRLSGTDMSIFVSLSVPAEVSEGGVVALPARQLLEISRVLDDAPVKFAAAGGDGEAAANGVDIECGRSKFRLYGQAPDEFPDFPEVDFAAGWEMSAGELQTLIERTSFAVSTEDSRPILNGILWQLRDAATVMVATNGHRLAKMSRELDVSGSPAEVDLIIPPKALNQVQKLYSADTVVQVARSENHLAFRSEDREVFTSLIEGPYPNYEQVIPKDNDKVATVNRAALETAVRRVAVMADDSTRRVRLSFKAGDLGFKVQTPDLGEAEDALSLDYEGEDIQIGFNATYLLEVLRHMPEEDVRMTFKAPERAATFSPASGEPDYLCLVMPLRILD, encoded by the coding sequence ATGAGATTCTCGATCACCCGAGAGGCACTCCAGAAGGGGCTGGCGGCCAGCGCCGCCGCGGTCCCGACGCGAGCCGCTCTCCCGGTTCTCTCGAACATCCTGATCCATGCGGAGGACGACGCCGTGCGGCTGAGCGGCACGGACATGTCGATCTTCGTCTCGTTATCCGTGCCGGCCGAGGTCTCGGAAGGGGGCGTCGTGGCGCTGCCGGCGAGACAGCTCCTGGAAATCTCGCGCGTACTCGACGATGCGCCGGTGAAGTTCGCGGCCGCGGGCGGAGACGGCGAGGCGGCCGCGAACGGCGTGGACATCGAGTGCGGCCGGAGCAAGTTCCGCCTCTACGGACAAGCTCCGGACGAGTTCCCGGATTTCCCGGAGGTCGACTTCGCCGCCGGCTGGGAGATGTCCGCCGGCGAGCTGCAGACGCTGATCGAGCGGACGAGTTTCGCGGTCTCCACGGAGGACAGCCGACCGATTCTGAACGGGATTCTGTGGCAGTTGCGCGACGCGGCCACGGTCATGGTCGCCACGAACGGCCACCGCCTCGCGAAGATGTCACGCGAGCTGGATGTCAGCGGCTCGCCGGCGGAGGTGGACCTGATCATTCCCCCCAAGGCGCTGAACCAGGTGCAGAAGCTGTATTCCGCCGACACCGTGGTTCAGGTCGCACGCTCGGAGAACCACCTGGCGTTCCGGTCGGAGGACCGCGAGGTCTTCACCTCGCTCATCGAAGGGCCGTATCCGAACTACGAACAAGTCATCCCGAAGGACAACGACAAGGTTGCGACCGTGAACCGGGCGGCTCTCGAGACGGCCGTGCGGCGCGTCGCGGTGATGGCTGACGACTCGACGAGGCGGGTGCGCCTCTCGTTCAAGGCCGGCGACCTCGGGTTCAAGGTTCAGACGCCGGATCTCGGGGAAGCGGAGGACGCGCTTTCGCTGGACTACGAGGGCGAGGACATCCAGATCGGCTTCAATGCGACGTACCTGCTCGAGGTGTTGCGTCACATGCCGGAGGAGGATGTTCGAATGACGTTCAAGGCCCCGGAACGAGCGGCCACCTTCTCTCCCGCGAGCGGCGAACCGGATTATCTCTGCCTCGTCATGCCGCTGCGCATCCTGGACTGA
- a CDS encoding DNA-formamidopyrimidine glycosylase family protein produces MIELPDVERMIERIAGYTTGKTISIIRIDDPDVASIERDIVENHLENHAVDSVERHGRYVVLRFRSDYSLMFDMGDDGLLRLESQTAPPTDRTRIRFQFAAGRELRFSSSGSQGTVQAVAGSEFNEKGSLQSLGVDPLSDDLTLERFEALAARNVRSSIKGFLLNQKAIAGIGNDYADEICFQAGVRPDLRVGQLEPEQLDRLHRYLKRVLRRATLHWSAAHSDPGWLINSRSSGSACPRCRHALTSVRVTGRKTVLCPRCQRAA; encoded by the coding sequence ATGATAGAGCTTCCCGATGTTGAGCGGATGATCGAACGCATTGCCGGTTACACAACCGGCAAAACGATCTCCATAATTCGGATCGACGACCCGGACGTCGCGTCAATTGAGCGCGACATCGTCGAGAATCACCTTGAGAACCACGCCGTGGATTCCGTGGAACGCCACGGTCGCTACGTCGTCCTCCGCTTCCGTTCCGATTACAGCCTCATGTTCGACATGGGGGATGACGGCCTCCTGCGCCTCGAATCCCAGACCGCGCCTCCGACCGACCGGACGCGGATCCGGTTCCAGTTCGCGGCCGGCAGGGAACTCCGTTTCTCGTCGTCGGGCTCCCAGGGCACGGTCCAGGCCGTGGCGGGGAGCGAATTCAACGAGAAGGGGTCGCTCCAGAGCCTTGGCGTGGACCCGCTGAGCGACGACCTGACGCTTGAGCGCTTCGAGGCGCTTGCGGCGCGGAACGTTCGTTCCAGCATCAAGGGCTTTCTCCTGAATCAGAAGGCGATCGCCGGCATCGGCAACGACTATGCGGACGAGATCTGCTTCCAGGCCGGCGTGCGCCCCGACCTTCGCGTCGGTCAGCTGGAACCGGAGCAGCTCGACCGGCTTCACCGCTACCTGAAGCGGGTTCTGAGGCGGGCCACGCTTCACTGGAGCGCCGCGCATTCCGATCCGGGGTGGCTGATCAACTCACGCTCGTCGGGCAGCGCCTGCCCGAGGTGCCGACATGCGTTGACTTCCGTCCGCGTGACGGGCCGGAAGACCGTGCTCTGCCCGAGGTGCCAGCGCGCCGCCTGA
- the mutY gene encoding A/G-specific adenine glycosylase, with product MASFPKPRPDPGDSAVAASLLEWFDARRRDDVAWRGERDPYAILVAEVMAQQTRVETAAPYHRRFMDRFPDVRTLAEAEEDEVLGLWEGLGYYARARNLRRAARRVVSEYGGRIPRAVSELRTLPGVGPYTAGAVASVAYGLPEPAVDGNARRVLSRLGDLETASPSELDRAARNLLGAAPDRPGDVNQALMDLGSAVCTPRGPRCGACPLSNRCQALRRGTVGQRPARKRRARSPERVEAAAVVRRGGRVLVLRRPSDGLLGGLWDFPSVRLSSTTTTAAALTSALLERYGLDCRVGEEIRVLSHTFSHFRLRLAVHGARWRSGEVAQRRPHRWVGAGEFGDLAFPAYLRRLIDEDVSPR from the coding sequence ATGGCGTCTTTCCCGAAGCCACGCCCTGACCCCGGGGACTCCGCGGTAGCGGCGTCGCTGCTGGAATGGTTCGACGCGCGGCGGCGCGACGACGTCGCCTGGCGCGGAGAGCGGGATCCCTACGCGATCCTCGTGGCCGAGGTCATGGCGCAGCAGACGCGCGTGGAGACGGCGGCGCCGTACCATCGGCGGTTCATGGATCGCTTTCCCGACGTTCGGACGCTCGCGGAAGCGGAAGAGGACGAGGTCCTCGGCCTCTGGGAGGGATTGGGGTACTACGCGCGGGCCCGCAACCTGCGGCGGGCGGCGCGGCGCGTGGTGTCGGAGTACGGCGGCCGGATCCCGCGGGCGGTGTCGGAGCTGCGGACGCTCCCGGGGGTGGGCCCGTATACGGCGGGCGCCGTCGCCAGCGTCGCGTACGGGCTGCCGGAGCCCGCGGTCGATGGGAACGCACGCCGCGTTCTGTCGCGCCTGGGCGATCTCGAGACGGCCTCTCCCTCCGAGCTCGACCGGGCCGCGCGCAACCTCCTCGGTGCGGCCCCGGACCGTCCCGGCGATGTGAACCAGGCGCTGATGGATCTTGGGAGCGCGGTCTGTACGCCGCGCGGCCCGCGCTGCGGAGCGTGCCCGCTGTCGAATCGATGTCAGGCGCTGCGACGGGGTACCGTCGGGCAGCGGCCCGCGCGGAAGCGGCGCGCTCGATCGCCCGAGCGGGTCGAGGCGGCGGCGGTGGTCCGCCGTGGCGGACGGGTGCTCGTGTTGCGGCGACCGTCGGACGGGCTCCTGGGCGGCCTGTGGGACTTTCCCTCCGTCCGGTTATCCTCGACGACGACGACCGCCGCAGCGCTCACCAGCGCTCTCCTGGAACGGTACGGTCTCGACTGTCGCGTGGGCGAGGAGATCCGCGTGCTGAGTCATACGTTCAGCCATTTCCGTCTGCGGCTCGCGGTGCATGGGGCCCGGTGGCGATCCGGCGAGGTCGCGCAGCGGCGGCCGCACCGCTGGGTGGGCGCAGGGGAGTTCGGCGATCTCGCGTTTCCGGCCTATCTCCGGCGGCTGATCGACGAGGATGTCTCCCCGAGGTAG
- the rpmH gene encoding 50S ribosomal protein L34 gives MGKPTYSKPTNRKRVRDHGFRARMKTKAGRRTLSRRRRKGRRRLTVSDAFRRKRRSR, from the coding sequence ATGGGGAAGCCCACATACAGCAAGCCGACCAACAGAAAGCGCGTTCGCGATCATGGATTCCGGGCGCGCATGAAGACGAAGGCGGGCCGCCGCACGCTGTCGCGCCGCAGAAGGAAGGGCCGACGTCGGCTTACCGTCAGTGACGCGTTCCGTCGCAAGCGACGAAGCCGCTAG
- the pyrF gene encoding orotidine-5'-phosphate decarboxylase: MTTTIPATERLILALDVPSASEARRTVDALADTVSFYKIGLELFLSGGYFELADWLRSNDKKVFADLKLFDVPQTVSSAVRQLRTRDVDFVTVHGNDAILRAACDAATGDLGILAVTVLTSLDRADMEDLGFEADIGDVVLSRARRAESIGCAGVISSGHEAARVRSAVSRRFRIVVPGIRAAREAGTDDQKRTVDVESAFEAGADYIVMGRPIRNAPDPARAAASIQERISAWFRHAEEAKQQEA; encoded by the coding sequence ATAACCACCACGATCCCCGCGACCGAACGGCTGATCCTCGCACTCGACGTTCCGAGTGCCTCGGAAGCGCGAAGAACCGTCGACGCCCTGGCCGATACCGTTTCCTTCTACAAGATCGGCCTGGAACTCTTCCTCTCCGGAGGATACTTCGAGCTCGCCGACTGGCTCCGCTCCAACGACAAGAAGGTGTTTGCCGACCTCAAACTCTTCGATGTCCCACAGACCGTCAGCTCCGCGGTTCGACAACTCCGAACCCGGGACGTGGACTTCGTCACGGTGCACGGCAACGATGCGATCCTGCGTGCAGCCTGCGACGCCGCCACGGGTGACCTCGGAATCCTCGCCGTGACCGTTCTAACGAGTCTTGACCGGGCGGACATGGAAGACCTCGGCTTTGAAGCGGACATTGGGGACGTCGTCCTCTCGCGCGCCCGTCGCGCGGAGAGTATCGGCTGCGCCGGCGTCATCAGTTCCGGCCACGAGGCCGCTCGAGTTCGCTCCGCGGTGTCCCGCCGGTTTCGCATCGTCGTCCCCGGCATCCGCGCGGCGAGGGAAGCCGGGACCGATGACCAGAAGCGGACCGTGGATGTGGAGTCCGCGTTCGAGGCCGGGGCCGACTACATCGTCATGGGACGACCCATCCGAAACGCTCCCGATCCCGCGCGGGCGGCAGCGTCCATCCAGGAGAGAATATCGGCTTGGTTTCGACACGCCGAAGAGGCGAAGCAACAAGAGGCGTAA
- the yidC gene encoding membrane protein insertase YidC, giving the protein MERRLLLAIALMVGVMILSNVFFPPAERPVAPVSADSAQTPETPETTAAADEISRLSAEERAARDVAAVLAEAEETPADAEETEEAAPGVPESSIVTVRSELYEYRFDTRGARLVGATMLAHRNFAEGGHGGRNVELVRPDDSILAYALTLRGDTVSLGSIAFTASTSTLEVTDGPAELRFEAAIGEVTFDVSYRFHPDDYRIDVSGGLRGLGDVGHVVLVGLGRGIERNEAVPREDQAAMSLVTRSRSGQIAAERLDRVDDGETRPASGAPFSWAASKSKYWLAAVVVPPAGPGIGGVMLRGVPEEDAAEMQAALPVPAGSAGFEYAAYVGPQDFARLQAVGQELHNVNPVGWAWLRWFTRPFGNLIVAILIWMHESFSLAYGWVLILFGVGSRIILSPLFHISGRAQMKQMALQPEIKKLQERYKGDPQRLQQEQMKLFREHGVNPLGGCLPMFLPLPILITLFFVFQNTIEFRGVPFLWLLDLSLRDPLFIVPVLMGGSMLLLNWITQRGMQTNAQMKMISYVLPVVFTFFFANFAAGLNLYYTASNIMSLPQQMYLSRERRKAQPPAARKKE; this is encoded by the coding sequence ATGGAACGCCGTCTGCTTCTCGCCATCGCGCTGATGGTCGGCGTGATGATCCTCTCAAACGTGTTCTTCCCGCCGGCCGAGAGGCCCGTGGCGCCGGTGTCGGCTGACAGCGCGCAGACGCCGGAGACACCGGAAACCACGGCGGCGGCGGACGAGATAAGCCGTCTTTCGGCCGAGGAGAGAGCGGCTCGGGACGTAGCGGCGGTCCTGGCCGAGGCGGAGGAGACGCCCGCCGATGCGGAGGAGACGGAGGAGGCCGCGCCGGGAGTCCCCGAGAGTTCGATCGTCACGGTGCGGTCGGAACTCTACGAATACCGGTTCGACACGCGGGGCGCGCGACTCGTGGGCGCGACGATGCTCGCGCACCGGAACTTCGCCGAGGGAGGACATGGCGGCCGCAACGTCGAACTGGTACGGCCCGACGATTCCATCCTCGCGTACGCGCTGACGCTGCGTGGCGACACGGTCTCCCTCGGTTCGATTGCCTTTACCGCGTCGACATCGACGCTCGAGGTGACGGATGGGCCCGCGGAACTGCGTTTCGAGGCCGCGATCGGCGAGGTCACCTTCGATGTCTCGTATCGCTTCCACCCGGACGATTACCGGATCGACGTGAGCGGCGGGCTGCGCGGCCTGGGGGACGTGGGGCACGTCGTTCTCGTGGGCCTCGGCCGCGGGATCGAGCGAAACGAGGCCGTGCCCCGGGAGGACCAGGCGGCGATGTCGCTCGTCACCCGGAGCCGCTCGGGACAGATCGCGGCCGAGCGGCTGGACCGCGTGGACGACGGCGAGACGAGGCCGGCATCCGGCGCTCCGTTCAGTTGGGCCGCATCGAAATCGAAGTACTGGCTGGCCGCCGTCGTCGTGCCGCCGGCAGGTCCGGGCATCGGGGGCGTGATGCTGCGGGGCGTGCCCGAGGAGGACGCGGCGGAGATGCAGGCCGCGCTGCCGGTGCCCGCCGGCAGCGCCGGCTTCGAGTACGCCGCGTACGTCGGCCCGCAGGACTTCGCGCGGCTGCAGGCCGTGGGGCAGGAACTCCACAACGTGAACCCGGTCGGCTGGGCCTGGCTCCGCTGGTTCACCCGGCCGTTCGGGAACCTGATCGTCGCGATCCTGATCTGGATGCACGAGTCGTTCTCGCTGGCGTACGGCTGGGTCCTGATCCTGTTCGGCGTCGGGTCGCGGATCATCCTCTCGCCGCTGTTCCACATCTCGGGACGCGCGCAGATGAAGCAGATGGCGCTGCAGCCGGAGATCAAGAAGCTGCAGGAGCGTTACAAGGGCGACCCGCAGCGCCTGCAGCAGGAGCAGATGAAGCTCTTTCGGGAACACGGGGTCAACCCGCTGGGCGGCTGTCTGCCCATGTTTCTGCCGCTCCCGATCCTGATCACGCTGTTCTTCGTGTTCCAGAACACGATCGAGTTCCGCGGGGTGCCCTTCCTGTGGCTGCTGGATCTCTCCCTGAGGGATCCCCTCTTCATCGTGCCCGTCCTGATGGGCGGATCGATGCTGCTGCTGAACTGGATCACCCAGCGGGGCATGCAGACGAACGCGCAGATGAAGATGATATCCTACGTGTTGCCGGTCGTCTTCACCTTCTTCTTTGCGAACTTCGCGGCCGGGCTGAACCTGTACTACACGGCGTCCAACATCATGTCGCTGCCGCAGCAGATGTACCTCTCCCGAGAACGCAGGAAGGCACAGCCCCCGGCCGCCCGGAAGAAGGAGTAG
- a CDS encoding MBL fold metallo-hydrolase: protein MTSGAVHREYVSRHGPGVTAVRADNPGALTLTGTQTYVIGTGPLIVLDPGPRDEAHLGRVEDVIAGRLVAAVCLTHAHADHAASAAEAAARWGELRASAATLDRVGSPGRALADDETLEPGEGFRLRAIPAPGHSADHLCYLLEPSRSLFTGDLVLGEGSTMIAHPDGSVEAYLASLARLAALRPERLLPGHGPPVDDALARLEECRTHRLQRVASVRRALEAGGRTTAGIRAAVYGDLPASHHAAADLTIRAYLAYLGETSSSISRRR, encoded by the coding sequence GTGACCTCCGGCGCCGTGCACCGGGAATACGTCTCCCGGCACGGACCGGGCGTCACGGCGGTGCGCGCCGACAACCCGGGCGCGCTCACCCTGACCGGGACGCAGACGTACGTGATCGGGACCGGGCCGCTGATCGTCCTGGATCCCGGACCGCGGGACGAAGCGCACCTGGGCCGCGTCGAAGACGTGATCGCCGGACGACTCGTGGCGGCGGTCTGCCTGACGCACGCCCACGCGGACCACGCGGCGTCCGCCGCCGAGGCCGCCGCCCGCTGGGGAGAACTCCGCGCATCCGCCGCCACCCTCGACCGCGTGGGGTCGCCGGGCCGCGCGCTGGCGGATGACGAGACCCTGGAGCCCGGAGAGGGGTTCCGCCTGCGGGCGATCCCTGCGCCGGGTCATTCCGCGGACCACCTCTGCTACCTGCTCGAACCGTCGCGCAGCCTCTTCACGGGGGACCTCGTACTCGGAGAAGGGAGCACCATGATCGCCCACCCGGACGGGTCCGTCGAAGCCTACCTCGCGAGTCTCGCCCGCCTCGCGGCTCTCCGTCCCGAGCGCCTGCTCCCGGGACACGGCCCGCCCGTTGACGACGCGCTGGCGCGGCTCGAAGAATGCCGCACGCACCGGCTGCAGCGCGTGGCGTCGGTCCGGCGGGCGCTGGAGGCCGGCGGCCGAACCACGGCGGGGATCCGGGCCGCGGTCTACGGGGATCTTCCCGCCTCGCACCACGCGGCGGCGGACCTCACGATCCGCGCCTACCTCGCCTACCTCGGGGAGACATCCTCGTCGATCAGCCGCCGGAGATAG
- a CDS encoding DUF1207 domain-containing protein yields the protein MSARRDSLRDGIALADVGDRLGFWIRRDPGGKVEYAGAIHGGAFSRFDLGGPDQALIEVHYRIGALLRARFGAVAARAELYHVSSHLGDEFLLDTGARPISTSREGLELMLQGSPASGLTVYGGPGVLLRATTDFEPLSLRAGAAWESAPGARARFHASVDYFGWAELGWEPAIAAELGAGLARGTRVGLLLGFGPSRAEQFLRQSERLIGLSVSHVR from the coding sequence TTGAGCGCGAGGCGCGATTCCCTCCGGGACGGCATTGCCCTCGCCGACGTCGGCGACCGCCTCGGGTTCTGGATCCGGCGCGATCCGGGCGGGAAGGTGGAATACGCAGGAGCGATTCACGGAGGGGCGTTTTCCCGCTTTGATCTCGGAGGTCCGGATCAGGCGCTCATCGAAGTGCACTACCGAATCGGAGCTCTCCTGCGCGCGCGGTTCGGGGCGGTGGCCGCTCGTGCCGAACTCTATCATGTGAGTTCGCATCTGGGGGACGAATTCCTCCTGGACACCGGCGCCCGTCCCATCAGCACGAGCCGCGAGGGGTTGGAACTCATGCTTCAGGGATCTCCGGCGTCGGGCCTCACCGTCTACGGAGGTCCGGGAGTGCTGCTGCGCGCCACGACCGACTTCGAGCCCCTTTCGCTGCGCGCCGGCGCCGCCTGGGAGTCCGCGCCGGGAGCGCGCGCACGTTTCCACGCCTCGGTCGACTACTTCGGGTGGGCGGAACTGGGGTGGGAGCCTGCCATCGCGGCGGAACTCGGGGCCGGGCTGGCCCGGGGGACGCGCGTCGGATTGCTCCTGGGTTTCGGTCCGTCCCGCGCGGAGCAGTTCCTTCGGCAGTCCGAGCGCCTCATCGGGCTTTCGGTCTCCCACGTGCGGTGA
- the dnaA gene encoding chromosomal replication initiator protein DnaA — MELTAHEAWIKIRASAKLVLPEQTYRTWLGSTEAVSLSDDTLVVSAPTRFAVEWVEDKYGTLLRDISERELGARLRLRFEHKGAEERLDFPEITEPYPGDPGHALASQTPNRGGLPAAAALNERYTFARFVIGGSNELAAAASDRVAAAPATTYNPLFIWGGTGLGKTHLMHAIGNTILRRLPDCQVAYVPSEQFTNEMIDAIRTGQTALFRERYRRIDVLLIDDVHFIANKEGTQEEFFHTFNALYDAKKQIVITSDRPPQDIPGLQERLVSRFEWGLVTDIQPPDLETRSAILRKKADEDGIEIGDDVIEYVARSRRTSVRQLEGALIKLLAFSSLTRREISLDMARDALGPEGNDADEQVIEVSAEEVRARIAASWGVSVEALVSKRRNRTVTVPRQVAMYLIKTHLDLPYSDIGHLFGGRNHSTVIHSVNKVEADMASDPALRGRVGQLQQELFRT, encoded by the coding sequence ATGGAGCTGACTGCACACGAGGCCTGGATCAAGATTCGCGCGTCGGCGAAGCTCGTGCTCCCGGAGCAGACCTATCGCACCTGGCTCGGATCGACCGAGGCCGTTTCGCTTTCCGACGATACGCTCGTCGTCTCCGCGCCCACGCGCTTCGCGGTCGAATGGGTCGAGGACAAATACGGAACCCTCCTGCGCGACATCTCCGAGCGAGAACTCGGCGCGAGGCTTCGACTCCGCTTCGAACACAAGGGGGCCGAGGAGCGCCTCGACTTCCCGGAAATCACGGAACCCTACCCCGGCGACCCGGGTCACGCGCTGGCTTCGCAGACGCCGAATCGCGGCGGCCTTCCGGCGGCCGCGGCGCTCAACGAACGCTACACCTTTGCTCGCTTCGTCATCGGTGGCAGCAACGAACTCGCGGCCGCGGCCTCCGACCGCGTGGCCGCCGCGCCCGCCACGACGTACAACCCGCTCTTCATCTGGGGCGGCACCGGTCTCGGCAAGACGCACCTGATGCACGCGATCGGAAACACGATTCTCCGCCGGCTCCCGGACTGCCAGGTCGCTTACGTCCCCTCCGAGCAGTTCACGAACGAGATGATCGATGCGATCCGGACCGGGCAGACCGCCCTTTTCCGCGAGCGCTATCGCCGCATCGACGTCCTGCTCATCGACGACGTCCACTTCATCGCCAACAAGGAAGGGACGCAGGAGGAGTTCTTTCACACGTTCAACGCACTCTATGACGCCAAGAAGCAGATCGTCATCACGAGCGACCGGCCCCCGCAGGACATCCCCGGGCTCCAGGAACGGCTCGTTTCCCGTTTCGAGTGGGGTCTCGTCACCGACATCCAGCCTCCCGACCTGGAGACGCGTTCCGCCATCCTCCGCAAGAAGGCCGACGAGGACGGGATCGAGATCGGCGACGACGTCATCGAGTACGTGGCGCGGAGTCGGCGTACCTCCGTCCGGCAACTCGAAGGGGCCCTCATCAAGCTCCTCGCCTTCAGCTCGCTCACCCGACGCGAGATCTCCCTCGACATGGCGCGCGACGCACTGGGGCCCGAGGGCAACGACGCCGACGAACAGGTGATCGAGGTGTCCGCGGAGGAAGTCCGTGCCCGCATCGCCGCCTCCTGGGGCGTCTCGGTGGAGGCCCTCGTGTCAAAAAGGCGGAACCGGACCGTGACGGTCCCGCGGCAGGTCGCAATGTACCTCATCAAGACGCACCTCGACCTGCCCTATTCCGACATCGGCCACCTCTTCGGCGGCAGGAATCACTCGACCGTCATTCACTCCGTCAACAAGGTCGAGGCGGACATGGCGTCGGATCCCGCGCTTCGCGGCCGCGTCGGCCAGCTGCAGCAAGAGCTGTTTCGAACCTGA
- a CDS encoding YIP1 family protein, giving the protein MMACATCGHESAAFDRCPFCGAGAAGSREERAGDGERTGAVNLPAWEDPAVSFPLNLIETWRRSVFEPGAFFADGPFERAAVRPVLYYLLVSVLAAALSLTWGALLPATQPGFVETLAEIMNVAVPEAADTGGSIGRLADFFLAPFWAVLYLIIASLVLHAFVLVLVPGRRSLTATVRTVCYACGPGVFAIVPFIGGWVAGIWGVVLTVIGLREAHRTTTGESLRRMAAGGRPAGRLPAAGRPARHCPCGKRDLTPRPAATVVVATQAPAGLEFLLLQRPADARFGAGAWAFPGGAIDADDARATWTDRLPGVGEAAACVAALRELFEETGIMPAPLRGIGSDALTGARRALLAESIPFSQVAERLELDFSSTRMAYFARWITPRGAALRFDTRFFLLWLEERPRRVRLTPEHEAAIWTTPAAALRRFSAGRLPMMFPTTRTIERLAGFRSVEDAMTALGDVHVEPALVRLGVGEQGVTPLAPGDPGYDEVS; this is encoded by the coding sequence ATGATGGCGTGCGCGACGTGCGGGCACGAGAGCGCCGCGTTCGACCGCTGTCCATTCTGTGGAGCGGGGGCGGCCGGATCGAGGGAAGAGCGCGCGGGGGACGGGGAGCGTACGGGAGCGGTGAACCTGCCCGCCTGGGAGGACCCGGCCGTGTCCTTCCCGCTGAACCTCATCGAGACGTGGCGCCGGAGCGTGTTCGAGCCCGGCGCCTTCTTCGCCGACGGGCCCTTCGAACGCGCCGCCGTGCGCCCGGTCCTCTACTATCTCCTGGTCAGCGTCCTCGCGGCCGCGCTCTCGCTGACCTGGGGTGCGTTGCTCCCGGCGACCCAACCGGGCTTCGTGGAGACGCTCGCCGAGATCATGAACGTCGCCGTGCCGGAAGCCGCGGACACCGGCGGCTCCATCGGCAGACTCGCCGACTTCTTCCTCGCCCCCTTCTGGGCGGTGCTGTACCTCATCATCGCGAGCCTGGTCCTCCATGCGTTCGTGCTGGTGCTGGTCCCCGGGCGCCGAAGCCTCACGGCCACGGTTCGCACCGTATGCTATGCATGCGGCCCGGGCGTATTCGCCATCGTCCCGTTCATCGGCGGCTGGGTGGCGGGCATCTGGGGAGTCGTGCTGACCGTGATCGGCCTGCGGGAGGCGCACCGGACCACCACCGGGGAGAGCCTTCGCCGCATGGCTGCTGGCGGCCGCCCTGCCGGTCGCCTTCCTGCTGCTGGGCGTCCTGCTCGTCATTGCCCGTGTGGCAAGCGGGATTTGACTCCGCGGCCCGCCGCCACGGTCGTCGTCGCGACCCAGGCGCCCGCCGGGTTGGAGTTCCTCCTGCTTCAGCGCCCCGCCGATGCCCGGTTCGGGGCCGGGGCGTGGGCCTTTCCGGGTGGTGCGATCGACGCGGATGACGCCCGCGCGACGTGGACGGACCGACTCCCGGGCGTAGGCGAAGCCGCGGCGTGCGTGGCGGCGTTGCGAGAACTGTTCGAGGAGACGGGCATCATGCCGGCGCCGCTTCGCGGCATCGGATCGGACGCGCTCACCGGAGCCCGCCGAGCGTTGCTCGCGGAGAGCATCCCCTTCTCGCAGGTGGCGGAGCGGCTCGAACTCGATTTTTCGTCCACGCGCATGGCGTACTTCGCCCGCTGGATCACACCGCGCGGTGCGGCGCTGAGATTCGACACCCGCTTCTTCCTCCTCTGGCTGGAGGAGCGGCCGCGTCGCGTGCGTCTCACGCCGGAACACGAGGCGGCGATCTGGACGACGCCCGCCGCGGCACTCCGGCGCTTCTCCGCCGGCCGGCTGCCCATGATGTTCCCGACGACGCGGACGATCGAGCGCCTCGCCGGCTTCCGGTCGGTCGAGGATGCCATGACGGCGCTCGGCGACGTGCATGTGGAGCCCGCGCTGGTCAGACTCGGCGTCGGTGAGCAGGGGGTCACACCCCTCGCTCCCGGAGACCCCGGATACGACGAAGTCTCGTGA
- the yidD gene encoding membrane protein insertion efficiency factor YidD — protein MRRMIIGAIRGYQLVVSPWLPPACRYEPSCSEYALTAVRRFGAARGGWLGVRRLLRCHPFGSCGYDPVPARER, from the coding sequence ATGCGCAGAATGATCATCGGAGCGATTCGCGGCTACCAGCTCGTGGTTTCCCCCTGGTTGCCGCCCGCCTGCCGGTACGAACCGAGTTGTTCGGAATACGCCCTGACCGCGGTGCGGCGATTCGGTGCCGCCCGGGGGGGCTGGCTGGGCGTTCGGCGCCTGCTTCGCTGTCATCCCTTCGGGTCGTGCGGCTACGACCCGGTTCCCGCCCGGGAGCGCTGA